The following are encoded in a window of Megalobrama amblycephala isolate DHTTF-2021 linkage group LG19, ASM1881202v1, whole genome shotgun sequence genomic DNA:
- the si:ch211-218c6.8 gene encoding apoptosis facilitator Bcl-2-like protein 14, producing the protein MMEGDSPSITCSDEYRLLQTYCLKRRKSSTKTSACVFYAQSAEIFGDVAEKLTRIVDSGLLVDDGIEADSVNTDDIEKLVELLKKSGDELNEKIQKNHELVGYLQRTLSYDFFDKLTTAFIKSVVPEYLQSRSKHEQIALTFEVTSRLQTLDLHPMNRVMGFGAQYLQKYFAPWVKQHGGWEKAFDDDDEEVH; encoded by the exons ATGATGGAAGGTGATTCACCTTCAATAACATGTAGCGATGAATATCGACTGCTTCAAACATACTGCCTGAAGAGGAGAAAGTCAAGCACCAAAACAAGTGCCTGTGTGTTCTACGCACAATCAG CTGAGATATTTGGTGATGTGGCCGAAAAACTGACCCGGATTGTAGACAGCGGACTTCTTGTTGATGATGGAATAGAGGCAGATTCTG ttAACACAGATGATATAGAGAAGCTTGTTGAATTACTGAAGAAATCAGGGGATGAATTAAATGAGAAG ATTCAGAAGAACCATGAGCTTGTAGGATACCTGCAGCGTACTTTGTCCTACGACTTCTTTGACAAACTGACCACAGCCTTCATCAAAAGTGTGGTACCAGAATATCTTCAGAGCAGGAGCAAACATGAGCAGATCGCCCTGACCTTTGAAGTCACCAGCAGGCTCCAAACCTTGGACCTTCACCCCATGAACAGGGTCATGGGATTCGGAGCTCAGTACCTGCAAAAGTACTTTGCTCCCTGGGTTAAACAGCACGGTGGATGG GAGAAAGCCTTTGACGACGATGATGAGGAGGTCCATTGA
- the tph2 gene encoding LOW QUALITY PROTEIN: tryptophan 5-hydroxylase 2 (The sequence of the model RefSeq protein was modified relative to this genomic sequence to represent the inferred CDS: deleted 1 base in 1 codon), which produces MQGKKTSQETVTMSSELQTNAKGPQTAPKSPVGLLRKRGQEAIPKMQPAMMMFSSKYWARRGLSLDSAMYDQQHLATSMLRRTSFNRIDERPDKEEQKSTHDLEKLAVIFSLKNEVGCLVKALRLFQEKHVNLAHIESRRSKRVTNEVEIYAECNCTKKEFNELVQHLKDHVNIVSYNTPQQVWSAETDCLDCVCVLGGLPDGEGIPWFPQKISELDQCSHRVLMYGSELDADHPGFKDKVYRQRRKYFVEVAMNYKFGQPIPRIEYTQEEVKTWGVVFRELTKLYPTHACREYLKNLPLLTKHCGYREDNIPQLEDVSLFLRERSGFTVRPVAGYLSPRDFLAGLAYRVFNCTQYIRHSTDPLYTPEPDTCHELLGHVPLLADPKFAQFSQEIGLASLGASDEDVQKLATCYFFTIEFGLCKQDGQLRAYGAGLLSSIGELRHALSDKAKVKMFDPKTTCNQECLITTFQDVYFVSESFEEAKEKMREFAKTIKRPFSVYYNPYTQSIDLLKDTRTIENVVQDLRSDLTTVCDALGKMNTYLGI; this is translated from the exons ATGCAGGGAAAGAAGACATCTCAAGAGACAGTAACTATGTCCTCTGAACTACAAACTAATGCGAAGGGGCCACAGACAGCCCCTAAATCACCTGTTGGGCTACTTAGGAAGAGGGGTCAAGAAGCAATTCCGAAGATGCAACCTGCTATGATGATGTTCTCCAGCAAATACTGGGCTCGGCGAGGACTATCTTTGGATTCTGCAATGTATGACCAACAACAT CTTGCAACCTCAATG CTCCGCAGGACATCCTTTAATCGGATAGATGAAAGACCTGACAAAGAGGAACAGAAATCCACCCATGACCTTGAGAAATTAGCAGTGATTTTCTCACTGAAGAATGAAGTGGGCTGTCTGGTGAAAGCGCTAAGACTCTTTCAG GAGAAACATGTGAATTTGGCCCACATTGAGTCTCGCAGATCCAAGAGAGTCACCAATGAGGTGGAGATATATGCAGAGTGCAACTGCACAAAAAAAGAGTTCAATGAGCTGGTGCAGCATCTGAAAGACCATGTCAACATTGTCTCATATAACACACCTCAACAAGTGTGGTCTGCAGAGACCG ACTGTTTGGACTGTGTGTGCGTTTTGGGAGGATTGCCAGATGGGGAAGGAATACCATGGTTTCCCCAAAAGATCTCAGAGCTGGACCAATGTTCTCATAGAGTGCTAATGTATGGCTCAGAACTGGATGCTGATCATCCA GGTTTCAAAGACAAAGTGTATAGGCAGAGGAGGAAGTACTTTGTGGAGGTTGCAATGAACTATAAATT TGGGCAGCCCATCCCACGAATAGAGTACACACAGGAAGAAGTGAAGACATGGGGAGTCGTTTTCAGAGAACTTACAAAACTCTATCCAACTCATGCCTGCCGCGAGTACTTGAAAAACCTCCCTCTTCTCACAAAGCATTGTGGGTACAGAGAGGACAACATCCCACAGCTGGAAGATGTGTCTCTGTTCTTACGAG AGAGGTCTGGGTTTACCGTACGACCTGTGGCTGGATATCTGTCACCGCGAGACTTCCTGGCCGGTCTGGCTTATCGAGTGTTTAATTGCACTCAGTATATACGTCACAGCACAGACCCTCTCTACACGCCAGAACC AGACACCTGTCATGAACTGCTGGGTCATGTGCCACTCCTGGCCGATCCCAAGTTTGCTCAGTTTTCTCAGGAGATTGGCCTTGCATCTCTAGGCGCTTCAGATGAGGATGTGCAGAAGCTGGCAACT TGCTATTTCTTCACAATTGAGTTTGGGCTGTGCAAACAGGATGGTCAGTTAAGGGCATATGGAGCAGGTCTACTGTCTTCTATTGGAGAGTTAAGG CATGCGCTTTCTGACAAAGCAAAGGTGAAGATGTTCGATCCCAAAACCACATGCAACCAGGAGTGCCTCATTACAACATTTCAAGATGTTTATTTTGTCTCTGAGAGTTTTGAAGAGGCAAAAGAGAAAATGAG GGAATTTGCTAAAACAATAAAGAGGCCTTTTTCGGTCTACTACAACCCGTACACCCAGAGCATCGATTTATTGAAGGACACAAGGACCATCGAGAACGTGGTTCAAGATCTACGCAGCGACCTGACCACTGTCTGTGATGCCCTGGGAAAAATGAACACATACCTCGGGATCTAG
- the LOC125254720 gene encoding P2Y purinoceptor 6-like — translation MKPIQSTVISAVMQTIFTCFFLSLWISAMKKTIPMFACHWNSLTLVLGLPTNVALLWLLVRGEKALSPSEVLGLNLAVLNILYCVSLPLDVYISLSRRTGTLLPVSEAISILNVIGCPLLLTSMCVERYLAATHAVLYMKLGSRWEYRVVWSGLIWILTLGIAVITYQERLPKLTLYISITLDGFLLIMLACLIGIVRVLRKKGPGEGQTGGRGGSPIKNRALKNALLILIPTAVIYAPLLAIAPYILTLKVGDEASDSQCMILNLFHTFPSLGACIGPVFYMSRAKQLHCCKKNTEKTTMQELQHPK, via the coding sequence ATGAAACCCATACAATCTACAGTAATATCAGCAGTCATGCAAACAATATTCACATGTTTTTTCTTATCATTGTGGATAAGTGCAATGAAAAAGACTATTCCTATGTTCGCTTGCCACTGGAATTCTTTAACTCTCGTGCTGGGCCTCCCAACTAATGTGGCTTTACTATGGCTGCTGGTGAGGGGCGAGAAAGCTTTGTCACCTTCTGAAGTTTTGGGGCTCAATCTTGCCGTGCTGAACATACTCTATTGTGTCAGTCTTCCTCTTGATGTGTACATTTCTCTGAGTAGACGCACTGGAACGCTTCTCCCAGTTTCTGAGGCCATCTCTATCCTCAATGTGATCGGCTGTCCTCTTCTCTTGACCAGTATGTGTGTGGAGCGCTACTTGGCCGCAACACATGCAGTCCTCTACATGAAACTAGGGAGTAGATGGGAGTATCGTGTTGTCTGGTCGGGTCTAATCTGGATCTTAACTTTAGGCATTGCAGTGATTACCTACCAAGAAAGGCTGCCTAAATTAACTCTGTACATATCAATCACCCTTGATGGTTTCTTACTGATAATGCTGGCATGTCTAATTGGCATTGTGCGTGTCCTCCGCAAAAAAGGTCCAGGTGAAGGGCAAACAGGTGGAAGAGGTGGGTCACCCATAAAAAACAGAGCACTAAAGAACGCTTTATTGATTCTAATCCCGACAGCTGTAATCTACGCACCTCTCCTGGCTATAGCCCCTTACATTCTCACGCTTAAGGTTGGAGATGAAGCTAGTGACTCACAATGTATGATTTTGAATCTGTTCCATACCTTTCCCAGTCTTGGGGCCTGTATCGGGCCTGTGTTTTACATGTCCCGTGCAAAACAACTGCACTGCTGCAAGAagaatactgaaaaaacaaCTATGCAAGAGCTACAGCATCCCAAGTGA
- the tbc1d15 gene encoding TBC1 domain family member 15, translating into MAATTPPKVVFEHEGVFIHSSPDESEDQDLISGFLRIVDKDGETLVEYKPLEDADPSNILCACKDSSSVVEWTQSSEDNPRRPVDHQLSYETEWDMINAVSFRRKAHTHGDGGSNHANDRNKWAFSFNVCDLRSITVKCEGWSYVIFRLKDGTALPAIHFHQGGSTAFLDSLRKSVQINESPNDESILIVSTYSKAFSQSFENLLDDTNYGFVQKFKKDPYTTTLGGFSKVTNYLFDAFRAPELECQQRPAEEVADLLGELIPGLEINQQEEPGFEVITRPDLGPRPEVQRKGPVTMEEWEKYQDSEGRMTNVPHIKDAIFKGGLCYAVRKEAWKFLLGYFPWNSTHEERKLLQKSKTDEYFRMKLQWKSVSEEQERRNSRLRDYRSLIEKDVNRTDRNNKFYEGLDNPGLILLHDILMTYCMYDFDLGYVQGMSDLLSPILFVMENEVDAFWCFVSFMDEMHENFEEQMQGMKTQLIQLSTLLRLLDLAFWNYLEAQDSGYLYFCFRWLLIRFKRELHFQDVLRLWEVMWTRLPCQNFHLLVCCAILDSEKQKIMDRKYGFNEILKHINELSMKLDIEEILSKSESICMQIKNCKDLPHSVSEILGLNTVTEPSAALETSEYGILESPQTSPRSSHRQDHVVSNGHSHLKEATHNGCKVAFIS; encoded by the exons GTGGTGTTTGAACACGAGGGAGTCTTCATTCACTCATCTCCAGATGAATCTGAGGATCAGGATTTAATATCAGGGTTCCTCAGGATTGTTGATAAG GATGGTGAAACCCTTGTGGAATATAAACCCCTGGAGGATGCAGATCCCTCAAACATACTGTGTGCCTGCAAG GACTCCAGCTCAGTGGTGGAATGGACTCAGAGCTCAGAAGACAACCCTCGTCGTCCTGTCGATCATCAGCTGAGCTATGAAACCGAGTGGGACATGATCAATGCTGTCTCATTCCGGAGAAAAGCCCACACACATGGAGATG GTGGATCAAACCACGCAAATGACCGGAACAAGTGGGCCTTCTCTTTTAATGTGTGTGACCTCAGGTCTATCACAGTCAAATGTGAGGGCTGGTCATACGTCATTTTCCGCTTGAAGGATGGCACAGCACTGCCAGCTATTCATTTCCACCAGGGAGGGAGCACAGCATTCCTGGATAGCCTAAGGAAATCAGTTCAGATCAACGA GAGTCCCAATGATGAAAGTATCTTGATTGTCAGCACTTACAGCAAAGCCTTCTCACAGTCCTTTGAGAATCTTCTGGATGATACAAATTATGGCTTTGTTCAG AAATTCAAGAAAGATCCTTATACAACAACGCTGGGTGGCTTCTCCAAAGTCACTAACTACCTCTTTGACGCATTTCGGGCGCCTGAATTAGAGTGTCAGCAGCGGCCTGCTGAGGAGGTGGCTGATCTGTTGGGAGAACTCATTCCCGGACTAGAGATTAACCAGCAGGAAGAGCCTGGATTTGAAGTCATCACCAGA cCTGATCTGGGACCGAGGCCCGAGGTGCAAAGGAAGGGGCCGGTAACAATGGAAGAATGGGAAAAGTACCAGGACTCTGAGGGAAGAATGACCAATGTACCTCACATAAAGGATGCCATATTTAAAGGG GGTCTTTGTTACGCAGTGAGGAAAGAGGCTTGGAAGTTTTTGCTTGGCTATTTTCCATGGAACAGCACTCATGAAGAAAGGAAGCTCCTGCAAAAGAGTAAAAC TGATGAATACTTCAGAATGAAGCTCCAGTGGAAGTCAGTAAGTGAGGAGCAGGAAAGGAGAAACTCAAGGTTACGAGATTACAGGAGCCTGATTG AAAAAGATGTGAACCGAACTGACCGCAATAACAAGTTTTACGAAGGCCTGGACAACCCTGGCTTGATTTTACTACATGACATCCTGATGACGTACTGCATGTACGACTTCGACTTGG GGTACGTGCAGGGCATGAGTGACCTGCTCTCTCCCATCCTCTTTGTGATGGAGAATGAAGTGGATGCCTTCTGGTGCTTCGTTTCCTTCATGGATGAAATG CATGAAAATTTTGAAGAGCAGATGCAAGGGATGAAGACCCAACTAATTCAGCTCAGCACTTTGCTTCGGCTGCTAGATCTGGCCTTCTGGAACTATTTAG AGGCACAGGATTCTGGGTACTTATATTTCTGTTTTCGCTGGTTATTGATCCGATTCAAGAGAGAGCTACATTTTCAGGACGTCCTTCGCCTTTGGGAG GTTATGTGGACCAGACTGCCTTGCCAAAACTTTCACCTTCTGGTGTGCTGTGCCATTTTAGACTCAGAGAAACAAAAAATTATGGACAGAAAATATGGATTCAATGAAATCCTGAAG CATATAAATGAACTCTCCATGAAACTGGACATCGAAGAAATCCTTAGCAAATCCGAATCTATCTGTATGCAGATAAAGAATTGTAAG GACTTGCCCCATTCAGTGAGTGAGATTCTGGGTCTCAACACAGTCACCGAACCCTCTGCAGCATTAGAAACCAGTGAATATGGAATACTCGAGTCACCTCAAACCTCACCAAGATCCTCACACAGACAAGATCACGTCGTCTCCAACGGCCACAGCCATCTAAAAGAAGCAACACACAACGGCTGCAAAGTAGCCTTCATTTCGTAG
- the si:ch211-242e8.1 gene encoding uncharacterized protein si:ch211-242e8.1, whose translation MTSVWHLLWVVCGLTVWLPHTHAASVSHILFMTTSDPTTDEQSINPEYQTEPTDPPSHNTASMRPNMLMTTSYPTTDEQSINPEHQTQPTDQPSNYTASVRPNLLMTTSDPTTDEQSINPEHQTQSTDLFSSNETELTISLSELYYANTTSDASNAAQSTTPKHQNDSTNPPSNTGLACISVLPPRRGSYYVEHGTGVSVGSMLVFWCKEGYQLVGHEKITCILHAGIPRWSSYLPVCESIPRPNDQGLRIALLVSVVSGVVILVMTVCFIVCCCQERMSKKKEKQRTGRSRRRETRSSRSRRSPSWLEREQLDWEAFPPPKLFSLSQRLDRPLPPGSPVYSEVIRAYENRGYERSQESLLRSPHTTYPTYHANSQIYPALVFQRVQTEPNPSTSSTTPVYVQISTPPKNKTPHAPSVTHPQTNH comes from the exons ATGACATCAGTGTGGCATTTGTTGTGGGTTGTGTGTGGACTGACGGTGTGGTTACCCCACACTCACGCAGCCTCTGTGAGCCACATTCTGTTCATGACAACCTCTGATCCAACCACTGACGAGCAATCAATCAATCCAGAATATCAGACTGAACCTACAGATCCACCCAGCCACAACACAG CCTCAATGAGACCCAATATGCTCATGACCACCTCTTATCCAACCACTGATGAGCAATCAATCAATCCAGAACATCAGACTCAACCTACGGATCAACCCAGCAACTACACAG CCTCAGTGAGACCCAATCTGCTCATGACAACCTCTGATCCAACCACTGACGAGCAATCAATCAATCCAGAACATCAGACTCAATCTACGGATCTATTCAGCAGTAATGAAACAG AATTAACTATCAG CCTCAGTGAGCTCTATTATGCTAATACTACCTCTGATGCAAGTAATGCAGCACAATCAACCACTCCAAAACATCAGAACGACTCTACTAATCCACCCAGCAATACAG GGCTTGCATGTATTTCGGTGCTTCCACCACGAAGGGGATCATACTACGTGGAGCATGGCACAGGGGTGTCTGTGGGCTCTATGCTTGTGTTCTGGTGTAAGGAGGGCTACCAGCTGGTTGGCCATGAGAAAATCACATGCATCCTGCATGCAGGCATCCCTCGATGGAGCAGCTACCTGCCAGTCTGTGAGA GTATCCCTCGGCCAAATGACCAGGGACTTCGCATTGCTTTACTGGTGTCTGTGGTGAGCGGGGTGGTCATCCTCGTCATGACTGTGTGCTTCATCGTCTGCTGCTGTCAAGAGCGCATGAGCAAAAAGAAGGAAAAGCAAAGGACAGGCAGAAGCAG GAGAAGAGAAACACGGAGCTCTAGGTCTCGGAGGAGCCCATCCTGGTTGGAGAGAGAGCAGCTAGATTGGGAGGCATTCCCCCCACCTAAACTTTTCAGCCTGTCCCAGCGTCTTGACCGACCGCTGCCTCCTGGTAGTCCTGTTTATTCTGAGGTCATCAGAGCCTATGAGAACAGAGGGTATGAGAG AAGTCAAGAGAGTCTGCTGAGAAGCCCCCATACCACATACCCTACATATCATGCCAACAGTCAAATCTACCCAGCCCTTGTATTCCAGAGGGTTCAAACTGAGCCAAACCCCTCCACCTCTTCAACCACCCCAGTTTACGTACAGATTTCTACACCTCCCAAAAACAAGACCCCACACGCTCCTTCTGTCACTCACCCACAGACCAACCATTAG